A single Prevotella sp. E15-22 DNA region contains:
- a CDS encoding MBOAT family protein: protein MKDRIIELLTYHPDEPMIFSTGLFLILFLGFSFIYMLLQRQLNLRLLFVTAFSYYFYYKSSGFYFCLLAVVTLSDYLIAHCIARHRSRWLVALSLIIDLGLLGYFKYTNFFVGMWTQMVGANFQPWDIFLPVGISFFTFQSMSYVIDVYRGDLKPLPSLLDYAFYVSFFPQLVAGPIVRARDFAPQIRKPITVTSDMFARGCYFIVIGLFKKAVISDYISLNYVDRIFDNPALYSGIENLLGVYGYALQIYCDFSGYSDMAIGIALLLGFTFPQNFNSPYQSVSITDFWRRWHISLSTWIRDYIYISLGGNRKGKVRQYVNLIITMLLGGLWHGASLNFIAWGGMHGIALAIHKWTREHVFHHDKHYQSSGIRWFMAVVLTFHFVAFCWIFFRNHTFVDSWTMITQILYDFHPELFPQIISGYWIVFAMIVGGYVLHFVPDSWQEGFILMLKRGGVIVCALLIALVIFIVIQVKSSEIQPFIYFQF from the coding sequence ATGAAAGACAGAATTATTGAACTGCTGACATACCATCCCGACGAGCCAATGATTTTTTCAACTGGCTTGTTCCTTATTTTGTTTTTGGGATTCAGCTTTATATATATGCTATTGCAGCGGCAGCTTAACCTACGCCTTTTGTTCGTCACAGCTTTTTCCTATTATTTTTATTATAAGAGCAGTGGTTTCTATTTCTGTTTGTTAGCTGTCGTAACACTTAGCGACTATCTTATTGCACATTGTATAGCGCGTCATCGTTCACGCTGGCTTGTTGCCTTGAGCTTAATTATTGACCTTGGTTTGCTAGGCTATTTTAAATACACCAATTTCTTTGTAGGCATGTGGACGCAGATGGTTGGTGCCAATTTCCAACCATGGGATATCTTTCTGCCAGTGGGCATCTCTTTCTTCACTTTTCAGAGCATGAGCTATGTCATTGATGTATATCGTGGCGATCTTAAGCCCCTGCCATCATTATTGGATTACGCTTTTTATGTATCGTTCTTCCCTCAACTGGTGGCTGGCCCCATCGTTCGCGCAAGAGATTTTGCACCTCAGATTCGAAAACCAATTACGGTGACAAGCGATATGTTTGCACGTGGCTGTTATTTCATTGTTATAGGTCTGTTTAAGAAAGCAGTTATCAGCGATTATATATCACTCAATTATGTTGATCGCATCTTTGATAACCCGGCATTATATAGTGGTATAGAGAATCTACTCGGCGTCTATGGCTACGCTCTGCAAATTTACTGTGACTTCTCAGGCTATTCGGATATGGCCATAGGTATAGCTCTCTTGTTGGGATTTACCTTCCCCCAGAACTTTAATTCTCCTTATCAATCGGTGAGTATTACAGATTTCTGGCGTCGTTGGCATATTTCTCTTTCTACATGGATTAGAGACTACATTTATATTTCGTTGGGAGGAAATAGAAAGGGTAAGGTTCGACAATATGTCAACCTTATTATTACCATGCTACTGGGTGGCTTGTGGCATGGAGCCAGTCTAAATTTCATTGCTTGGGGTGGTATGCACGGCATTGCACTTGCCATACATAAGTGGACCAGAGAGCACGTCTTTCACCACGACAAACATTACCAAAGCTCAGGTATTCGTTGGTTTATGGCTGTTGTTCTCACCTTTCATTTCGTGGCATTCTGCTGGATATTTTTCCGTAATCATACGTTCGTTGATTCATGGACGATGATTACTCAGATCTTGTACGATTTCCATCCAGAGCTTTTCCCTCAGATCATTTCTGGATATTGGATAGTATTTGCCATGATAGTTGGAGGTTACGTCTTGCATTTTGTTCCTGACTCATGGCAAGAAGGTTTTATTTTAATGTTAAAACGCGGTGGTGTTATTGTTTGCGCATTGCTCATAGCGTTAGTCATCTTCATTGTTATTCAGGTGAAAAGTAGCGAGATTCAACCATTTATATATTTCCAGTTCTAG
- a CDS encoding GDSL-type esterase/lipase family protein, with protein sequence MNDSARTFVLVGLVVVILLALHLMPTLHIGDTELRKVNILSDVLPEYIRERDAIDHIPTISVSQASADSTCENVVDDGLSHFYSQLNHIKELGRPLRIAYFGDSFVEGDILSCDIREQLQTIYGGSGVGWIDCGSQVATFRQTVRHSFYGIDEYEVVKLPFDKQVESIAQRYFIAQGDAGFSYKGVSARKHLNTWSLSTFFFRTSGGFSVSTSINNDSIHEEYVSPGEGLQTIKNYRKGTHSISYCLSDISPNTYLYGVALESESGVVVDNFSMRGSSGVSLKDMPRKVLSEFASVRPYDLIIIHFGLNVVNEKSHAANYKAYTSQMGKAIEHLRESFPEASILVVSMPDRDQRTAAGIRTMLGVESLVAYQQIMAAEHHTAFFNLFEAMGGRESMKALVDQGLANKDYTHLTIAGGRRLGTLIVNYLNSGYDRYKSIHQ encoded by the coding sequence ATGAATGATAGTGCGCGTACTTTTGTACTCGTTGGTTTGGTGGTAGTCATTTTGTTGGCGCTTCATCTCATGCCAACCTTGCATATTGGCGATACAGAACTTCGCAAAGTTAACATCCTTAGTGACGTTCTTCCTGAATACATCAGGGAGCGTGATGCCATTGACCATATACCAACAATTTCGGTCTCTCAGGCTTCTGCTGATAGTACTTGCGAAAATGTAGTTGATGATGGGTTGTCACATTTCTATTCTCAGCTGAATCATATTAAAGAACTTGGCAGACCTTTACGAATTGCCTATTTTGGCGACTCTTTTGTTGAGGGGGATATACTCTCGTGTGATATCCGTGAACAGCTGCAGACAATATACGGCGGAAGCGGAGTGGGGTGGATAGATTGTGGAAGTCAGGTTGCAACATTCCGTCAAACAGTACGACATTCATTCTATGGCATTGACGAATATGAAGTGGTAAAGCTTCCATTTGACAAACAAGTAGAGAGTATAGCCCAACGATATTTCATTGCTCAGGGTGATGCTGGGTTTTCATACAAAGGCGTTTCTGCTCGTAAACATTTGAATACATGGTCGTTGTCTACGTTTTTCTTTCGCACATCCGGTGGCTTTTCTGTTTCCACGAGCATAAATAATGATTCTATTCATGAGGAATATGTTAGTCCTGGCGAGGGGTTGCAAACCATCAAGAATTATCGTAAAGGCACCCATAGCATTAGTTATTGCTTGTCGGACATCAGTCCTAATACCTATTTATATGGTGTAGCCCTTGAAAGTGAATCTGGCGTTGTTGTTGACAATTTCAGCATGCGTGGCTCATCGGGAGTCAGTCTGAAAGATATGCCCCGGAAAGTCCTCAGTGAGTTTGCCTCTGTGCGCCCTTACGACCTCATTATCATTCATTTTGGTCTTAATGTGGTGAACGAAAAGAGTCATGCGGCCAATTATAAAGCCTATACAAGTCAGATGGGGAAAGCCATAGAACATTTGCGTGAGTCTTTTCCGGAGGCCAGTATCCTTGTTGTTAGTATGCCAGATCGCGATCAACGAACGGCAGCTGGTATACGAACGATGCTTGGCGTTGAGAGCCTGGTAGCTTATCAGCAGATTATGGCAGCCGAACATCACACGGCATTCTTTAATCTTTTCGAGGCTATGGGTGGACGTGAGAGTATGAAAGCCCTTGTGGATCAAGGATTGGCCAATAAGGATTATACTCACCTGACTATTGCTGGCGGTCGTCGTTTGGGCACTTTGATTGTCAACTATTTGAATTCGGGCTACGACAGATACAAAAGTATACATCAATGA
- a CDS encoding TetR/AcrR family transcriptional regulator translates to MQEIKVLSTYRLSLKSKILDSAMLDFAQRGIKSVKMDDIAKGLNISKRTLYELYENKEILLYECIKKAKAQDEREMLTMMSQHDNVIDIILNIYKIKIEQFKQVTPQFYSDLEKFPKVMSYLEEQHERDRVLQKQFIVRGVEEGYFRKDVDIDIVIIMFDALSQYVRRTRLYNQYPVKDIFNNMLFISFRGICTQKGIEVIDRFLTNE, encoded by the coding sequence ATGCAAGAAATAAAGGTTTTATCTACTTACAGGTTGTCATTGAAGAGCAAAATCCTTGATTCAGCCATGCTAGATTTTGCCCAGCGCGGCATCAAGTCGGTTAAGATGGATGATATTGCAAAGGGACTTAATATATCTAAGCGTACGCTATACGAGTTGTATGAAAACAAGGAGATTCTGCTTTATGAATGTATCAAGAAGGCAAAGGCTCAGGATGAGCGTGAAATGTTGACGATGATGAGCCAACATGACAACGTGATTGATATTATTCTGAACATCTATAAGATTAAGATAGAGCAGTTCAAGCAAGTCACCCCTCAGTTCTATTCGGACCTGGAGAAGTTTCCCAAAGTAATGTCTTATCTTGAGGAGCAACATGAACGTGACCGTGTCTTGCAGAAACAGTTTATTGTTCGTGGCGTAGAAGAGGGTTACTTCCGTAAGGACGTAGACATTGATATCGTTATCATTATGTTTGATGCACTAAGTCAGTATGTACGTCGTACACGCCTATATAATCAGTATCCTGTGAAGGACATTTTCAACAACATGTTATTTATATCATTTCGTGGCATTTGCACGCAAAAAGGTATAGAGGTTATCGACCGTTTCCTAACGAATGAATGA